In the Nicotiana tabacum cultivar K326 chromosome 16, ASM71507v2, whole genome shotgun sequence genome, one interval contains:
- the LOC107812371 gene encoding uncharacterized protein LOC107812371: MKMFRNLRLLSLILVSTHDCFDIVKLSPLLGACPLLQYLGLVVTTPRTKRNGKGSRGPPLSPTCHTELKEVIFCGFDGTGSEIEFVLYILRSAITLEQMCLSRGYSCYLGCDKWENNLDVPFSGRQRNSIQKKLNGQAISSKAEVIIQ; encoded by the exons ATGAAGATGTTCAGAAACCTTAGGCTGTTAAGCTTGATACTTGTGAGCACGCATGACTGTTTTGACATAGTTAAACTATCTCCACTCTTGGGTGCCTGTCCTCTTCTTCAGTATTTGGGTCTGGTG GTGACAACACCAAGGACAAAGAGGAATGGAAAAGGAAGTAGAGGGCCTCCGTTATCTCCTACATGTCACACTGAACTAAAAGAAGTGATATTTTGTGGATTTGATGGAACAGGATCAGAGATTGAATTTGTTCTTTATATTCTGAGAAGTGCAATAACTCTTGAGCAAATGTGTCTCTCCCGAGGGTACAGCTGTTATTTGGGTTGTGATAAGTGGGAGAACAATTTGGATGTTCCATTCAGTGGAAGACAACGTAACTCAATCCAAAAGAAACTAAATGGTCAAGCTATCTCTAGTAAAGCAGAAGTGATCATCCAATAG